The genomic DNA AATGGGGCTGATGGTATTGCCTTTGTATTGTCTGATGCATCTATTACCCCACAACCTGGTGCAGCAGGTGGTCCTATGGGTTACGGCGCTCGTTCAAATGTGAATGGATTTGCCGGAGGTTGGTTAGGTTTTGGTATTGATGAGTATGGTAACTTTTCTGCTGAAGGTGGACCAAATGGTCCTGGGCGGCGTCCTCAATCTGTATCTATTCGGGGTTCAGGCGCTGGCACTTCAGGTTATCCTTATTTACGCGGTACTTGTAATAATGGCACATCCAATACCGGCAGTTGTTTATCCCCTACAGTTGATAAAAATAATGTCAATCCGGCACACCGTTACCGTATTACCGTAGACTCATTGGTAGCTAATCAATCAATAGTTAAGGTCGAGCGAAATACCGGAAGTGGTTTTATTGAACTTATCCCCGCATTTGATGCAGCCGCTCAGTCAGGGCAAAAGGCTATTCCAGAAAATTTTTTGTTATCACTAACAGGTTCGACAGGTGGCTCTACCAACAATCATGAAATTGATAATGTGGAGATTTGTGCGCTCGACTCAAATCCAATAGGTGTCCAAATAGATCACTTTGAATATTCATATTCTGGCCAAGGGATTACCTGTACACCTAAAACATTGTCGATTAAAGCGTGTGCCAATGTGGATTGTACGCAGACAGTGGCCGATACCGTTACAGCAACTTTAAGCCCTGCAACGGTTACTGGTGGTGGAAGTTGGGTTGGTGGTAACGTGATCACGTTTACTGGTGGGCAAAAATCAGATTTACAATTAAGACGTAATACCCCCGGTACCGTTAACTTAGGCGTTACAGGGTCTACACCAAGTACTAAAGCATTTAGTAAAACCTTATGCCGTGTTAATGGTGGTGCAGCAAGTGAGGCTAACTGTGATTTAGTGTTCGCAGACAGCGGGTTTATTTTTGATGTACCAGATAAGTTAGCTAACAAACCAACAGGTAATATATCCATAAGTGCAGTGAAAAAATCAGATAGTACCCTGCAATGTGTGCCTACTTTTGCCAGTACAACCAAAAATGTCGGTTTTTGGAGTACTTATATCGACCCCTCCACACCAATTAGTGGCCAGTCATTAACAGTAAATAATATAGTGGTAGGTACGCAGAGTAGTGCAGCAACCACGCTTGCGTTGGCATTTGATGCACAAGGAAAAGCAAATATTAACGTCAACTATCCTGATGCGGGCAAAGTGCAGCTAGATGCAAAATATACCGGCACAGGCGATGAACAAGGCTTGGTGATGGTTGGTTCAGATCAGTTTGTTAGTTTCCCTGTGGGCTTATGCGTTACCCCCAAAGATAGTGTTGCAGAGTGCTCTGCAAATATTAGCAGTACTTGTAATCGATATAAAAAAGCTGGCGAGTCATTTGATTTAATTATTCAAGGTAAAGCATGGCAAGTGGATGGTGACACAAATTACTGCGATAATGTAAATACTCCTAATTATGCCCATACTAACATTGTATTAGGTCATCAGTTGGTTGCTCCAGCCGGAGGTGTGTTAGGTGCAGTGGGTTCATCGCTATACAATCATGTCGCACAAACCACTAACAGTAATACCGTGTCTCAATCCGTCAGTGAAGTCGGCGTATTTAAATTCAGCGCTAATCCACCCAGTCCTTATTTAGGTTCGAGCTTTTACGATATTCCGCTGGCGACATCGCCTAATATAGGGCGCTTTGTACCCGACCGCTTTGTGGTGAGTAGCTCAAGTGTGCTGCCATCTTGCGGTAGCTTTACCTACATGGATCAACCTTTTGGTCTGACGTTAACTTTAAGCGCTTTGAATACCGGTACTTATATCACCAAAAATTATCAAGGAGCCTTTGCTAAAGGTAGTGCAAGCCTTGTGGGTGAAAACATTAACAATGGTGTGGATTTGAGTAGCAGATTAAGCACTCTGCCTATCAATGCAGGGACTTGGGCTTTAGGTGAAGCGAATGTAGGATTATCTTATCAAGCTAATTTTAGTCGTGCAGTAGCCCCTGGTGTGGATGGCCCATTTAGCCAGTTAGCTATCGGCGTACAAGTATTTGATAACGATGGGGCGGTGTCTTTTGTTGCCTCTGCTGATATGCGAACCGACAGCAGTGGTAACTGTGCCGCCAGCAACGACTGCACTGCAACGTTATTATCGACGCAAGACTTACGCCACGGCAGGGTCGTGATGGACAATACCTATGGCCCTGAAAATGAAGTATTAGACATGCCAACCTATGCCCAGTATTGGGATGGCAGTAGCTGGGTAACGAATACTGACGATAGCTGTACTCACGTTATCGATGCGCTTGATGGCAGCGAAATATACGCGCCATCTTTAACCGCTGGTCAAACCGTGACTCGCCGTGATGGTGGCAGTTCAGTTAGCAGTGGCCGATTAAGCTTATTATGGCAAAATAGCGGCTCTGCAGCATATCGAGGTCAGGTGACTGCCCCGTTAAAAGTAGAGCCCTGGCTTCAGTGGTATTGGAATTGGGACCAAGCAAGTCCGGCCCAGCGTTATGACCCAAGAGCAAGTGCCTTCTTTGGTCGTTACCGAGGCCATGATAGGATCATTTATTGGCGTGAGGTGGGACTATAATATGCATGAAAAAGCATCAAATTAGGGCTTTTTTGATTTAAAACTGCGCGGATGTTGATTTTTTAACAGCTTTTACAAAAAAAAACGCTAGATTAGCAATTGTTAACCTGTTCGGTATTGTAGAATGGGGGTGTCATTGATAAAGTTAGCTGATTTTTCTTCTTCTGACTCAACAGAATACAGGCCTGATACATGTTCAAAAAGTTGCGCGGCATTTTTTCTAACGACCTATCGATCGATTTAGGTACGGCAAACACTCTTATTTATGTTCGCGATGAAGGTATCGTGTTGAACGAACCCTCAGTGGTTGCCATTCGTGGCGACCGCAATAGCAATGGGCCAAAGTCAGTTGCTGCAGTTGGCAGAGAAGCAAAACAAATGCTAGGCCGAACACCTGGTAATATTCAAGCTATTCGGCCGATGAAAGACGGCGTAATTGCTGATTTCTATGTGACTGAAAAAATGCTTCAGCACTTTATCAAGCAAGTGCATAACAACAGTTTCTTTCGCCCCAGTCCTCGCGTATTAGTGTGTGTACCCGTAGGCGCAACTCAAGTTGAACGTCGCGCGATTCGCGAATCAGCAATGGGTGCAGGCGCTCGTGAAGTGTACCTAATCGAAGAGCCAATGGCTGCAGCGATTGGTGCTGGTTTACCAGTATCAGAAGCGACCGGCTCTATGGTTGTCGATATTGGTGGTGGTACTACCGAAGTGGCGATTATTTCGTTAAATGGCGTGGTGTATTCTTCATCAGTACGTATTGGTGGTGATAAGTTTGACGATGCGATTATTAATTATGTCCGTCGTAACTACGGTAGCTTAATTGGTGAAGCAACGGCTGAGCGTATTAAGCATACCATTGGCACCGCATACCCTGGTGACGAAGTACTTGAAATTGAAGTGCGCGGTCGTAACCTCGCAGAAGGTGTGCCAAGAAGCTTCACCTTAAACAGCAATGAAATATTAGAAGCATTACAAGAGCCGTTATCTGGCATAGTGAGTGCGGTGATGGTTGCCCTTGAGCAGTCGCCACCAGAGCTGGCGTCCGATATTGCTGAGCGTGGCATGGTCTTAACCGGCGGTGGTGCATTATTGCGTGACTTAGACCGTTTATTAATGCAAGAAACGGGCATTCCGGTGATGGTCGCAGACGACCCGCTGACTTGTGTTGCTCGTGGCGGTGGTAAAGCCCTTGAAATGATTGATGTGCACGGTGGTGATTTGTTCTCTGAAGAGACCTAATTATCATCGGCTGAGCGGCTTTGTTAATGGCATTTTATGGGTTAACAAAGTTGCGAACAATTTATGAAACCAATTTTCGTTCGTGGCGTCTCTAGTCAATTTAGATTGACACTGGCAATTATTTTGTCGGTGGCATTACTGATGACTAATCATCGCCTGGATCCCATTCGCCAGTCTTTATCCTCGGTGTTAAGCCCGCTTCAATATTTAGCCAATGTACCAGGTGTGATGCTCGACTGGTCAGCCGAGGCATTTGCAACCCGCAACATGCTTGAATTGCAAAACAAACAACTATTACGCCAACAGCTGCTCATGTCAGAGCGTTTACAACGTTTTGAGCATGTTCGCCAAGAAAATGAGCGTTTACGGGCATTGCTCGGTTCACCTGTGCATATGGATTCTCGTAAAATGGTGGCCGAAGTAATGGAAGTGGCCAGCGATCCATTTAGACAGTTTGTGGTGTTAAATCATGGTTCGCAAACCGGCATTTATGTCGGTCAGCCTGTGGTTGATGGCCAAGGTGTTGTCGGGCAGGTGGTTGAAGTGAGTGAGTTTACCAGCCGTGTGTTGATGGTGTCAGATGCAACGCATGGTATTCCGGTGCGTGTTACCCGTAACGATGTGCGTGCAATTGCTAATGGCATGGGCGATATTGATCAAATTGAATTACGCCATGTGGCTAAAAGTACTGACATCATAGTGGGCGATTTATTAGTCACTTCAGGGCTAGGTAGTCGTTTTCCAGAAGGATATCCAGTAGCCCGTGTTATCAGTGTATCCCGTGATGATGGTCAGAGCTATGCAGTGATTAATGCTCAGCCTTTAGCGGCACTTGATCGCATACGTTACGTATTACTTATTTGGCCGGATGAAACCAAACCTTTTACGCTTCCAGCTGACGTACAAGAGTTGATAAAAAAGGCAGCCGAAGCCGCTGCGAATGAATCAGTATCTCAAGCTCCACCTTCAGAAACCACGACTACGCCAATAACCAGCGAGATAAACCAATGAGCGCGCATATTGCAAATGGTCGCTTAGTGGTATGGCTGACTTTATTTATCGGGATGATGTTTCAGATTATGCCGCTGCCCACAATGGTAGAAGCGTGGCGACCTGACTGGCTGCTTATGGTGATGATGTATTGGGCGATGGCATTACCGCATCGTTACAGTATTTTGACCGCGTGGTTGCTCGGCGTAATGCTTGATGTGCTATTGGGAGCCCATTTAGGCATCCGTTCATTAGCACTGTCGTTGGTTATTTATTTGGTGGTGATGTTGTGTCAACAATTACGCAATTATCCTCGCTGGCAACAGTCATTACTGCTCGCGTGTTTTATTTGTATTTATCATGTGGTGATATTTTGGGTACAGTTTGTTGTTGTTGGGGCTGCACCGTTTAATCTTGAGATGTTTTTACCCGCGATTTCGAGTTTATTTATTTGGTGGTGGGTGTTTTGGATACTACGCAATATGCGTCGCCATTATAAAGTACGTTAATTCACCCGATAGGGTGAATATTGTTTTTATGTTCGTTAATTAGAGTAAATATCAGATGACATGGGTACTGGCTTCAACATCGCCAAGAAGAAAAGAATTACTGGCTCAAGCAGGCTTTAGTCATCCCGGTTTTACGTTCGAGCTCGTCGCACCCAATATTGATGAAACGCCTTTATCGACTGAAACGGCAGAACAATATGTATGCCGTTTAGCGCTTGAAAAAGCCCTAGCAGGTTTGGCGCTCAGTGGTCATATTATCGCCCCTAAAGTACTGGGTTCAGATACAATCGTGGTGTTAAATCAGCAGATATTAGGTAAGCCAATGGACCAAAATGATGCCAAGCGTATGCTGACATTGTTATCCGGTCAAACTCATGAAGTGATGACAGCGGTGGCGTTAACGGATGGTGAACACACCTTTAGCCGATTATGTCGTACCCAAGTGAGCTTTTGTGAATTATCCGCTGCCGACATAGACGCTTATATTGCCTCAAATGAACCAATGGACAAAGCTGGTGCGTATGGAATACAAGCCTTGGGTGGTTGTTTTGTTCAATCTATTAGTGGTAGTTATTCTGCCGTTGTTGGTTTACCCCTAGTAGAAACGCGTGAATTATTAGCCTGCATGATGCAGCACACTTAATAACCTTTTGCTTTAATCGGGCATCTACGGTGGTGCAACTACTGTCAATATTCCCATTGAAGCATGACCCGAATACTGGTGGCTTATGAACATAAAAGCACAACGTAAAAAAGGCACAGAATTGCTCATCAATGTCACGCCAACTGAAGCGCGTGTTGCATTAGTCGAGCATGGTGTTTTACAAGAGGTGCATATTGAACGCCGCATGAAGCGAGGTTTGGTCGGTAATATCTACAAAGGTAAAATCAGTCGAGTATTACCTGGTATGCAAGCCGCGTTTGTTGATATAGGCTTAGAAAAAGCCGCTTTCTTACATGCTTCAGATATTGTTCCTCATACCGAATGTGTTGCCGATGTCGAAAAGGGCAACTTTGTGGTGCGTGATATTGCCGAGTTAGTGCGTCAAGGCCAAGACATTATGGTGCAAGTGGTCAAAGATCCACTCGGCACTAAAGGTGCCCGCCTGACAACGGATATTACTTTACCCTCGCGTTATCTAGTGTTTATGCCTGGCTCTAGTCATGTTGGCGTATCGCAACGTATTGAACTTGAAGAAGAACGTCAACGCCTTAAAAATATTACCCTACCTTATGTTGATGATGACGGCGGCTTTATTATCCGTACCGCAGCTGAAAATGTTGGCGAAGATGAACTCGCCCAAGATGCGGCCTTTTTGCGTCGGGTGTGGGCTAAGGTCAGTGAACGACGTAAGCGTAAAGGCGTTATATTACTGTATCAAGATTTGGCATTACCTGTGCGGATCATTCGTGATTTTGTCGGTACTGAACTTGACCATATTCAAGTCGATTCGCGCCGTACTTATGCTGAATTACAACACTTTGCCCAAGAGTTTATGCCTGAAATTGCTGAAAAAATTGAGCATTATGCGGGCCCAGCACCTATCTTTGAATTGTATGATGTTGAGAATGAAGTTCAACGGGCCTTAGGCCGTAAAGTTGAGCTTAAGTCTGGCGGATATTTGATTATCGACCAAACCGAAGCCATGACTACGGTCGACATTAATACCGGTGCATTTGTTGGCCATCGCAACTTAGAAGAAACCATTTTTAATACTAATCTTGAAGCCACTCAAGCGATAGCAAGGCAACTGCGGTTACGCAATTTGGGTGGGATTATCATTATCGATTTTATCGATATGCAGATTAAGGAACACCAAGCGCGGGTGTTAGAAAGCTTAAACGCGGCATTGGCGTTAGATAGAGTCAAAACAAGCGTCAGCGGTTTTTCGGGTCTGGGCTTAGTTGAAATGACCCGCAAACGTACTCGCGAAAGTTTAGAACATGTGGTGTGTGGTGAATGTCCGTCTTGCAAAGGCACGGGTACCATGAAAACGATTGAAAGTGTGTCATATGAAATTTTCCGGGAAATTATTCGTTTAGACCGAGCTTATAAAGCCGATGAGTTTTTACTGTATTGCTCGCCGGCAGTGTATATGAGCTTTAGTGGTGAAGAATCGCATTTGCTGGCAGAATTAGAAGTTTACATCGGTAAGCGTATTCGTTTGCAAAATGAACCCTTATACATTCAAAGTAAATATGATGTGGTGATGATGTAGTGTCGACAACTCAGGCGGTAACGATTAACAGATTATCTTGGCAAATTTTGGCTATTGCACTGGTGCTATTTGCATTGGTAGTTAGCCTTATTCGTGGTTTATTGCCTCATATTCCTGAAGTCCGTACTGAATTAGTTCATTATCTTCAAAACGAATACCAACTGCATGTGCAGATGGGTGAACTCAGTGCCGAATGGCAAGCTTTTGGGCCAGCAC from Shewanella psychromarinicola includes the following:
- the rng gene encoding ribonuclease G: MNIKAQRKKGTELLINVTPTEARVALVEHGVLQEVHIERRMKRGLVGNIYKGKISRVLPGMQAAFVDIGLEKAAFLHASDIVPHTECVADVEKGNFVVRDIAELVRQGQDIMVQVVKDPLGTKGARLTTDITLPSRYLVFMPGSSHVGVSQRIELEEERQRLKNITLPYVDDDGGFIIRTAAENVGEDELAQDAAFLRRVWAKVSERRKRKGVILLYQDLALPVRIIRDFVGTELDHIQVDSRRTYAELQHFAQEFMPEIAEKIEHYAGPAPIFELYDVENEVQRALGRKVELKSGGYLIIDQTEAMTTVDINTGAFVGHRNLEETIFNTNLEATQAIARQLRLRNLGGIIIIDFIDMQIKEHQARVLESLNAALALDRVKTSVSGFSGLGLVEMTRKRTRESLEHVVCGECPSCKGTGTMKTIESVSYEIFREIIRLDRAYKADEFLLYCSPAVYMSFSGEESHLLAELEVYIGKRIRLQNEPLYIQSKYDVVMM
- a CDS encoding Maf family protein, which translates into the protein MTWVLASTSPRRKELLAQAGFSHPGFTFELVAPNIDETPLSTETAEQYVCRLALEKALAGLALSGHIIAPKVLGSDTIVVLNQQILGKPMDQNDAKRMLTLLSGQTHEVMTAVALTDGEHTFSRLCRTQVSFCELSAADIDAYIASNEPMDKAGAYGIQALGGCFVQSISGSYSAVVGLPLVETRELLACMMQHT
- a CDS encoding DUF6701 domain-containing protein — encoded protein: MRNNLGFILLACWLLLPWQVFAAPQCDSIFTDPASGNHSSYGLVIPSGILASPLSDLNCDSKTCDRVGGNQFTPGDYAYDNGNFGNKAVITTTGTTARLYFNNLNLTNANINLDEAPENLIIYVAGSLTISGNTNINAIVYVADYVSMSGNSSISGALGAGGALTLSGNSSVDFKPINNANFNGMCDVEPAVFHIQYGKATTNSITFDKQFPTGVTPLVFLMPTVESSNNDGPQSAFLSLISESGFTWTRTSPPNNQVAAAEMPEVHWIAVTPGTYDLSNGTRLIAGSVLQNKALIGSKDQYVDVALPITQDVALSQLQTQNNNCWLTSTSKFLSGRLQLAMDASEVRNNSGQCEPGKLDNNSLQNEQIAYLSVQSGSGSLVLDGNNVNYHFGQAQTFTDGGTKDITDQCAETTELKGFTNAPMLVAGKNSRLGGDGGWLRRCQLTNDKVSMVVDEDTFRDSDRKHRWENYSFVALETLKPVRQCFTDKFDRADLGTDWVTARSSGSFTPSIVSGRLRQTEAKTNQATSTTYQRLFPAKNNKVEIEFDHYAYGGNGADGIAFVLSDASITPQPGAAGGPMGYGARSNVNGFAGGWLGFGIDEYGNFSAEGGPNGPGRRPQSVSIRGSGAGTSGYPYLRGTCNNGTSNTGSCLSPTVDKNNVNPAHRYRITVDSLVANQSIVKVERNTGSGFIELIPAFDAAAQSGQKAIPENFLLSLTGSTGGSTNNHEIDNVEICALDSNPIGVQIDHFEYSYSGQGITCTPKTLSIKACANVDCTQTVADTVTATLSPATVTGGGSWVGGNVITFTGGQKSDLQLRRNTPGTVNLGVTGSTPSTKAFSKTLCRVNGGAASEANCDLVFADSGFIFDVPDKLANKPTGNISISAVKKSDSTLQCVPTFASTTKNVGFWSTYIDPSTPISGQSLTVNNIVVGTQSSAATTLALAFDAQGKANINVNYPDAGKVQLDAKYTGTGDEQGLVMVGSDQFVSFPVGLCVTPKDSVAECSANISSTCNRYKKAGESFDLIIQGKAWQVDGDTNYCDNVNTPNYAHTNIVLGHQLVAPAGGVLGAVGSSLYNHVAQTTNSNTVSQSVSEVGVFKFSANPPSPYLGSSFYDIPLATSPNIGRFVPDRFVVSSSSVLPSCGSFTYMDQPFGLTLTLSALNTGTYITKNYQGAFAKGSASLVGENINNGVDLSSRLSTLPINAGTWALGEANVGLSYQANFSRAVAPGVDGPFSQLAIGVQVFDNDGAVSFVASADMRTDSSGNCAASNDCTATLLSTQDLRHGRVVMDNTYGPENEVLDMPTYAQYWDGSSWVTNTDDSCTHVIDALDGSEIYAPSLTAGQTVTRRDGGSSVSSGRLSLLWQNSGSAAYRGQVTAPLKVEPWLQWYWNWDQASPAQRYDPRASAFFGRYRGHDRIIYWREVGL
- the mreD gene encoding rod shape-determining protein MreD; translation: MSAHIANGRLVVWLTLFIGMMFQIMPLPTMVEAWRPDWLLMVMMYWAMALPHRYSILTAWLLGVMLDVLLGAHLGIRSLALSLVIYLVVMLCQQLRNYPRWQQSLLLACFICIYHVVIFWVQFVVVGAAPFNLEMFLPAISSLFIWWWVFWILRNMRRHYKVR
- a CDS encoding rod shape-determining protein, translated to MFKKLRGIFSNDLSIDLGTANTLIYVRDEGIVLNEPSVVAIRGDRNSNGPKSVAAVGREAKQMLGRTPGNIQAIRPMKDGVIADFYVTEKMLQHFIKQVHNNSFFRPSPRVLVCVPVGATQVERRAIRESAMGAGAREVYLIEEPMAAAIGAGLPVSEATGSMVVDIGGGTTEVAIISLNGVVYSSSVRIGGDKFDDAIINYVRRNYGSLIGEATAERIKHTIGTAYPGDEVLEIEVRGRNLAEGVPRSFTLNSNEILEALQEPLSGIVSAVMVALEQSPPELASDIAERGMVLTGGGALLRDLDRLLMQETGIPVMVADDPLTCVARGGGKALEMIDVHGGDLFSEET
- the mreC gene encoding rod shape-determining protein MreC, which gives rise to MKPIFVRGVSSQFRLTLAIILSVALLMTNHRLDPIRQSLSSVLSPLQYLANVPGVMLDWSAEAFATRNMLELQNKQLLRQQLLMSERLQRFEHVRQENERLRALLGSPVHMDSRKMVAEVMEVASDPFRQFVVLNHGSQTGIYVGQPVVDGQGVVGQVVEVSEFTSRVLMVSDATHGIPVRVTRNDVRAIANGMGDIDQIELRHVAKSTDIIVGDLLVTSGLGSRFPEGYPVARVISVSRDDGQSYAVINAQPLAALDRIRYVLLIWPDETKPFTLPADVQELIKKAAEAAANESVSQAPPSETTTTPITSEINQ